The following are encoded together in the Pedobacter steynii genome:
- a CDS encoding HesB/IscA family protein, translating into MITITDKAKIKIDHLMQDSHLDDKYFLRVSVKGGGCSGLSYNLDFDNEEKAGDQFFEDRGIRIALDMKSFLYLAGTELDFTDGLNGKGFNFNNPNASRSCGCGESFSV; encoded by the coding sequence ATGATTACGATAACCGATAAAGCGAAAATCAAAATTGATCACCTGATGCAGGATTCTCATCTGGATGATAAATATTTTTTGCGCGTCTCTGTTAAAGGTGGAGGTTGCTCTGGTTTATCCTATAATTTAGATTTTGATAACGAAGAGAAAGCCGGAGATCAGTTTTTTGAAGATAGAGGAATCAGGATTGCATTAGACATGAAATCCTTCTTATATCTGGCAGGTACTGAACTTGACTTTACCGATGGATTAAACGGAAAGGGATTTAACTTCAATAATCCAAATGCCAGCCGCTCTTGTGGCTGTGGCGAAAGCTTCTCTGTTTAA
- a CDS encoding type B 50S ribosomal protein L31, which yields MKKDLHPSNYRFVVFKDMSNEYSFLTKSCVDTKESIQWEDGNEYPLYKLEISHTSHPFYTGKMKLVDTAGRIDKFKTRYAKK from the coding sequence ATGAAAAAAGATCTGCATCCATCAAACTATAGATTTGTAGTATTTAAAGATATGTCAAACGAATATTCTTTTTTAACTAAATCTTGTGTAGATACTAAAGAGAGTATTCAGTGGGAAGATGGTAACGAATATCCTCTTTACAAATTAGAGATTTCTCATACTTCACACCCTTTCTATACTGGTAAAATGAAGTTGGTAGATACTGCTGGTCGTATCGATAAATTTAAAACTCGTTACGCTAAGAAGTAA
- a CDS encoding helix-turn-helix domain-containing protein, giving the protein MNIIGKNIRQLRQKNGWSQGEVAKRLNISIPAFSKIETGITDINISRLEQIANLFAVSTMDIISKEGENPQSLNFEEINSLKDKLSMREEEIIKLQKKVIDLYEEIREK; this is encoded by the coding sequence ATGAATATCATTGGAAAAAACATTAGACAATTACGCCAGAAAAATGGCTGGAGCCAAGGGGAAGTGGCTAAACGTCTAAATATTTCTATTCCTGCCTTTTCTAAAATAGAAACGGGTATTACAGATATTAACATCTCAAGATTGGAACAGATAGCAAACCTGTTTGCGGTATCGACTATGGACATTATCTCTAAAGAAGGAGAAAATCCCCAGTCGCTTAATTTTGAAGAAATCAATAGCCTTAAAGATAAACTTTCTATGAGAGAAGAAGAGATCATCAAACTTCAGAAGAAGGTGATTGACCTCTATGAAGAAATCAGAGAGAAATAA
- the prmA gene encoding 50S ribosomal protein L11 methyltransferase — MQYIKVTFSFTAIEEYQQDLLISDLAEIGYNTFEDTENGFAAFIDFDSYKKENLGDVLARYEGEFESNYTITEIAAENWNEEWEKNFEPLIIDDQCYVRATFHQPQPQYKYEIVIDPKMAFGTGHHQTTTMMMQYILSTDVQGKTVLDMGCGTGILAILASKKGASSLVAIDNDEVCYQSTLENSALNQISNIIAACGGKETIPAGPFEVILANINRNILLDQIAVYASVLTPGGSIFFSGFYESPDLDMIKAECEKFQISYVDHKKIGEWVAARFKKD, encoded by the coding sequence ATGCAGTATATCAAGGTAACATTCAGCTTTACAGCGATAGAAGAATATCAGCAGGATCTGCTGATCAGTGATTTGGCGGAGATCGGCTATAATACATTTGAGGATACCGAAAATGGATTTGCCGCTTTTATTGATTTCGATAGTTATAAAAAGGAAAACCTTGGCGATGTTCTGGCCAGGTATGAGGGGGAGTTTGAATCCAATTACACCATCACCGAAATTGCTGCGGAGAACTGGAATGAAGAATGGGAAAAGAATTTCGAACCCCTGATCATAGATGACCAATGTTATGTAAGGGCAACTTTTCATCAGCCACAACCTCAGTATAAATATGAAATTGTGATTGATCCGAAAATGGCTTTCGGGACAGGACATCATCAGACCACTACGATGATGATGCAGTATATCCTGTCGACTGATGTTCAGGGCAAAACTGTTCTTGATATGGGTTGTGGAACTGGAATTCTGGCTATTCTGGCTTCAAAAAAAGGAGCATCATCATTGGTTGCGATAGACAATGATGAGGTCTGTTACCAAAGTACTTTAGAGAATTCAGCATTAAACCAGATCAGCAACATTATTGCTGCATGTGGTGGAAAAGAAACCATTCCGGCAGGACCTTTTGAGGTGATCCTTGCCAATATCAACAGAAATATCTTATTGGATCAGATTGCGGTATATGCTTCCGTGCTGACTCCGGGAGGAAGTATCTTTTTCAGCGGATTTTATGAAAGCCCTGATCTGGATATGATCAAAGCGGAGTGCGAAAAATTCCAGATCAGCTATGTCGATCATAAGAAAATCGGGGAATGGGTTGCTGCCCGCTTTAAAAAAGATTAA
- the mce gene encoding methylmalonyl-CoA epimerase — MRKIEHIGIAVKDLDLSCDLYEKLLNTACYKREEVASEGVNTAFFKTGENKIELLSATNADSPIAKFLEKKGEGIHHIAFDVEDIYEEMDRLKKEGFVLLNEEPKTGADNKLICFLHPKGTNGVLVELCQEIKLK; from the coding sequence ATGAGGAAAATTGAGCATATTGGTATTGCTGTTAAAGACCTGGACTTATCCTGTGATCTGTACGAAAAGTTATTGAATACGGCTTGCTATAAAAGAGAAGAAGTTGCTTCTGAAGGGGTGAATACCGCCTTTTTTAAAACCGGGGAAAACAAAATTGAATTGTTATCTGCCACGAATGCGGATAGTCCGATTGCGAAGTTCCTGGAAAAGAAAGGAGAGGGGATTCATCACATCGCTTTTGACGTGGAAGATATTTATGAGGAAATGGACCGTCTGAAAAAGGAAGGTTTTGTCTTATTAAATGAGGAACCAAAAACAGGGGCCGACAATAAACTGATCTGCTTCCTGCATCCTAAAGGAACAAATGGTGTCCTGGTAGAATTATGTCAGGAAATAAAACTGAAATAA
- the tpiA gene encoding triose-phosphate isomerase, with product MTRKKIVAGNWKMNLDYAEGVSLFSEIVNMVRDEKKGDQIAIICSPYIHLNSLAQLGGTTVKIGAQNCHQNESGAYTGEISAKMIKSVGCEYVIIGHSERRQYFAENDALLAQKTTIALANGLTPIFCIGETLDERNNGSYFEVLKSQLDHGIFGLDATDFSKLVIAYEPVWAIGTGLTATSDQAQEVHAYIRKEIAIKYGQEIADATSILYGGSANPKNAAELFAQPDIDGGLIGGASLKSRDFVDIVKTFNS from the coding sequence ATGACCAGAAAAAAAATTGTTGCCGGAAATTGGAAAATGAACCTGGATTATGCCGAAGGCGTATCCTTGTTTTCAGAAATTGTAAATATGGTAAGAGATGAGAAAAAAGGGGATCAAATCGCCATCATCTGCTCACCTTATATTCATTTAAACAGTTTGGCACAACTAGGAGGAACAACTGTTAAGATTGGTGCACAGAATTGCCATCAGAATGAAAGTGGTGCTTATACAGGGGAGATCTCTGCAAAAATGATCAAATCTGTAGGTTGTGAATATGTGATCATCGGACACTCGGAAAGACGTCAGTATTTCGCTGAAAATGATGCATTATTGGCACAAAAAACAACCATTGCCCTGGCCAACGGATTGACCCCGATTTTTTGTATCGGAGAGACCCTGGATGAAAGAAATAACGGAAGTTATTTTGAAGTGCTGAAATCTCAGCTTGACCACGGTATTTTTGGCCTGGATGCTACAGATTTCTCTAAATTGGTGATTGCCTATGAGCCGGTTTGGGCTATTGGTACAGGATTAACCGCAACCTCTGATCAGGCTCAGGAAGTTCATGCCTATATCCGTAAAGAAATTGCGATTAAATATGGTCAGGAGATTGCAGATGCCACCTCTATCCTTTATGGTGGAAGTGCCAATCCAAAAAATGCGGCTGAATTATTTGCGCAACCTGATATCGACGGCGGACTGATTGGTGGTGCATCCTTGAAATCAAGGGATTTTGTAGACATCGTTAAAACTTTCAATTCTTAA
- the iscU gene encoding Fe-S cluster assembly scaffold IscU, whose translation MAYSEKVMEHYTNPRNVGTLNKDSKSVGTGLVGAPECGDVMRLQIEVDENNVITDAKFKTFGCGSAIASSSLATEWLKGKTVDEALTIDNMDIVEELALPPVKIHCSVLAEDAIKSAINDYRVKNGMEPIEMPKSHH comes from the coding sequence ATGGCATACTCAGAAAAAGTAATGGAACACTATACCAACCCAAGAAACGTTGGTACCTTAAATAAAGATAGCAAATCTGTTGGAACAGGATTAGTTGGTGCACCTGAATGTGGTGACGTTATGCGCCTGCAGATTGAAGTAGATGAAAACAATGTAATTACAGATGCAAAATTCAAAACCTTTGGTTGCGGATCTGCAATTGCTTCTTCTTCTTTGGCTACAGAATGGTTAAAAGGAAAAACTGTTGATGAAGCTTTAACTATTGACAATATGGATATCGTGGAAGAACTGGCATTACCTCCGGTAAAAATCCACTGTTCTGTATTGGCAGAAGATGCCATCAAATCGGCAATTAACGATTACCGTGTGAAAAACGGTATGGAGCCGATTGAGATGCCTAAATCTCATCACTAA
- a CDS encoding UDP-N-acetylmuramate--L-alanine ligase, translated as MRVHFIAIGGSAMHNLAIALHKKGYQVTGSDDVIFEPSVSRLARHGILPEKMGWDASRITTDLEVVILGMHALLDNPELLKAQELGLKIYSYPEYIYEQTKDKLRVVIGGSHGKTTITSMILHVLNYYNRDFDYLVGAQLAGFDTMVKVTDAAPLIIIEGDEYLASPIDRRPKFHLYKANIGVISGIAWDHINVFPTFEDYTRQFDLFIDTIQPGGKLIYCKEDEELNQMVLKSTANVEKIGYEIPQHEVKDGITSLLPDHTVLNVFGNHNLMNLNAARLVCNALDLTDEQFNLAISSFTGAAKRLELLSKNDQTNVYKDFAHSPSKLRATIQAVKTQFTERKLVACIELHTFSSLNKDFLAQYADTMIAADRAIVYIDEKTFEHKRIKPFSKSEVQTAFQSKELQFFNNSDELKDYLLGLNFIGTNLLLMSSGNFGGLDLVKLARELNTK; from the coding sequence ATGCGCGTACATTTTATAGCTATCGGTGGTAGTGCCATGCACAATCTTGCCATTGCATTACATAAAAAAGGATATCAGGTAACGGGATCTGATGACGTTATTTTCGAACCTTCCGTAAGCAGGCTTGCCAGGCATGGGATTTTACCGGAAAAAATGGGATGGGATGCCAGTCGCATTACCACTGATTTAGAGGTGGTGATTCTGGGAATGCATGCTTTACTGGATAACCCGGAGCTATTGAAAGCCCAGGAACTGGGCTTGAAAATCTATTCTTACCCAGAGTATATTTATGAGCAGACCAAAGACAAACTTCGTGTAGTAATTGGTGGAAGTCATGGTAAAACCACCATTACTTCCATGATTTTACATGTCTTAAACTATTACAACAGAGATTTTGATTATCTGGTTGGTGCTCAGCTGGCAGGATTTGATACCATGGTAAAGGTGACTGATGCTGCGCCACTGATCATTATTGAAGGGGATGAATACCTGGCTTCTCCTATAGACAGGAGGCCTAAATTCCATTTGTATAAAGCAAATATCGGTGTGATTAGTGGAATTGCATGGGACCACATCAACGTGTTCCCTACTTTTGAAGATTATACCCGTCAGTTTGATTTATTCATTGACACCATTCAGCCCGGCGGTAAACTGATTTACTGCAAAGAAGATGAGGAATTGAACCAGATGGTATTAAAGTCGACCGCCAACGTAGAGAAAATCGGTTATGAAATTCCTCAGCATGAGGTGAAAGATGGTATAACTTCCCTACTGCCTGATCACACTGTTTTAAATGTCTTTGGAAATCATAACTTAATGAACCTCAATGCGGCACGGTTAGTTTGCAATGCTTTAGACCTGACGGATGAGCAGTTTAATCTGGCGATTTCGTCCTTTACAGGAGCGGCAAAAAGGCTGGAATTGCTGAGTAAAAATGACCAGACGAATGTATATAAAGACTTTGCTCATTCCCCTTCAAAGCTAAGGGCAACTATACAGGCTGTGAAAACTCAATTTACTGAAAGGAAATTGGTAGCGTGTATAGAGTTACATACATTTAGTAGTTTGAATAAAGATTTTTTAGCACAGTATGCGGATACGATGATAGCAGCAGATAGGGCAATTGTATATATTGATGAAAAAACTTTTGAGCATAAAAGGATTAAACCTTTTAGCAAATCTGAGGTTCAAACGGCGTTTCAAAGTAAGGAATTGCAGTTTTTTAATAATTCTGATGAGCTTAAAGATTACTTATTAGGGTTGAATTTTATTGGTACTAACTTATTGTTAATGAGTTCGGGTAATTTTGGTGGACTTGATTTAGTGAAATTGGCACGCGAGTTGAATACAAAATAA
- a CDS encoding IscS subfamily cysteine desulfurase, whose protein sequence is MELPIYLDNNATTPLDPRVLEAMLPYFTSKFGNAASRNHAFGWVAEEGVDYAREQAAKLIGCTEKEIIFTSGATEADNLGIKGVYEMYQEKGNHIITATTEHKAVLDTCKHLEKLGAKVTYLKVKEDGLIDLQELEAAMTEQTILVTIMYGNNEIGVIQPVKEISAIAHKYGALFMTDATQAVGKIPVDVNADGIDLMAFSAHKMYGPKGVGVLYVRRKNPRVKVTAQIDGGGHERGMRSGTLNVPGIVGLGKACELCRLEMDEEAKRLSALRDKLEASLSQMEESYVNGNVEHRLPHVANISFKYVEGEGLMMAMKDLAVSSGSACTSASLEPSYVLKSLGLSDDLAHSSIRFGLGRFTTEEEIDYAIENTKKAVNHLRDLSPLWEMFKEGIDLSKIEWAEH, encoded by the coding sequence ATGGAACTTCCTATTTACTTAGATAACAATGCAACTACTCCTCTTGATCCAAGGGTATTAGAAGCGATGCTACCATATTTCACCAGCAAATTTGGTAATGCTGCCAGCCGTAACCATGCTTTTGGATGGGTTGCTGAAGAAGGTGTTGATTACGCCCGTGAACAAGCGGCAAAACTGATTGGCTGTACTGAAAAAGAAATCATCTTTACTTCAGGAGCCACAGAGGCAGACAATTTAGGTATCAAAGGGGTTTATGAAATGTACCAGGAAAAAGGTAACCATATCATTACCGCTACTACTGAGCACAAAGCTGTTTTAGATACTTGTAAACACCTGGAGAAATTAGGTGCTAAAGTAACTTACCTGAAAGTGAAAGAAGATGGATTAATCGATCTTCAGGAACTGGAAGCAGCAATGACTGAACAGACGATCTTAGTAACCATAATGTATGGTAACAATGAGATTGGTGTGATTCAGCCTGTTAAAGAAATTTCGGCGATTGCCCATAAATACGGTGCCTTATTCATGACTGATGCAACACAGGCTGTAGGAAAGATTCCTGTAGACGTAAATGCAGACGGAATTGACTTAATGGCTTTCTCTGCACATAAAATGTACGGTCCTAAAGGTGTTGGTGTATTATATGTACGCCGCAAAAACCCAAGGGTTAAAGTAACCGCACAGATTGATGGTGGTGGTCATGAGCGTGGCATGCGTTCAGGAACTTTAAACGTACCTGGAATCGTTGGTTTAGGTAAAGCATGTGAGCTTTGTCGTCTGGAAATGGATGAAGAAGCAAAACGTTTGTCCGCTTTAAGGGATAAACTGGAAGCATCATTGAGCCAGATGGAAGAAAGTTATGTAAATGGTAATGTAGAACACCGTTTGCCACACGTAGCAAATATCTCCTTTAAATATGTAGAAGGTGAAGGTCTGATGATGGCTATGAAAGATTTAGCAGTATCTTCAGGTTCGGCTTGTACTTCAGCCTCACTGGAACCTTCATACGTGTTAAAAAGCTTAGGTCTGTCTGATGATTTAGCACACTCTTCTATCCGTTTCGGCTTGGGTCGTTTTACGACTGAAGAAGAAATTGATTATGCTATTGAAAACACTAAAAAAGCAGTTAACCACCTGAGAGATCTTTCTCCGCTATGGGAAATGTTTAAAGAAGGAATTGACTTAAGTAAAATTGAATGGGCAGAGCACTAA
- a CDS encoding AMP-dependent synthetase/ligase yields MVLFNEFSTVPSLLRNVVENIHKPEETFLIHKNNTTWEEISFGKTLENADAVSSFFLDKGIVKSDRMGLMIENSPEYVYYDQGIQQIGAINVSIYPTLSEHEVEYIINDSGIRAILIGSPFLYKKVIKIAENCRQLQYIVPVFAEYQKITLPEDLKAEIISFSEILKTEVTAERGMEITKLRTALRPSDISSLIYTSGTTGTPKGVMLSHSNFVENVKVCLQQIPVIDETETFLSFLPLSHVFERTATYHVCCAQGCKIAYAQSLELLAKNMGEIKPTVMSCVPRLLEKIHDKAIKSGTAGGGLKSKIFLWALEVGQDYRRQKEAGKSPGIILSGKKAIAEKLVFSKIKEKTGGRLKFMISGGAALPKNVGEFFGNLGIKILEGFGLTETSPVMAVTEYDRQVYGTVGRVIPGIEIGIQNVETKEMISIQTHESFKEDFECEEGEIIVRGHCVMQGYFNKPAETAEAIDKHDWFHTGDIGRFFKGNLQITDRLKNMIVNAYGKNVYPTPVENIYLKSLKIDQLFLIGDKREYLTAFIIPNRENMQEQFKLPESFFQQPDLFIDDKEIVDWIGQDIKKLSNELAKFERIKNFKIKRNPFSIEDGEMTPTMKAKRKVIEKKYAGYIDEMYAESVEAD; encoded by the coding sequence ATGGTACTATTCAATGAGTTTTCTACAGTCCCAAGCCTCTTGAGAAATGTAGTGGAAAACATCCATAAACCAGAGGAAACCTTTCTTATTCATAAGAATAATACCACATGGGAAGAGATCTCTTTTGGAAAAACACTTGAAAATGCTGATGCCGTTTCTTCCTTTTTCCTGGATAAAGGAATTGTAAAAAGCGACAGGATGGGCCTTATGATTGAAAACTCGCCTGAATACGTATATTATGATCAGGGTATTCAGCAAATCGGGGCAATCAATGTATCCATCTACCCCACCCTTTCTGAACATGAAGTAGAATACATCATCAACGACTCAGGAATCAGGGCTATATTAATTGGCAGTCCTTTTCTATATAAAAAAGTAATTAAAATAGCGGAAAACTGCAGGCAACTGCAATACATTGTCCCTGTTTTTGCAGAATATCAAAAGATAACTTTACCGGAAGACCTGAAAGCAGAAATCATCAGTTTTTCAGAAATACTGAAAACCGAAGTAACTGCTGAAAGAGGAATGGAAATCACAAAATTACGTACTGCATTGCGTCCATCAGATATTTCCTCTCTGATCTATACTTCAGGTACAACAGGCACCCCTAAAGGAGTGATGTTATCCCACAGTAACTTCGTCGAAAACGTAAAGGTTTGTCTGCAGCAAATTCCTGTGATCGACGAGACGGAGACCTTTTTATCTTTCCTTCCGCTCTCTCATGTGTTTGAGCGAACAGCTACCTATCATGTATGCTGTGCCCAGGGTTGCAAAATTGCCTATGCCCAAAGCCTGGAACTGCTGGCCAAAAACATGGGAGAGATCAAACCTACTGTCATGAGCTGTGTGCCACGTTTACTGGAAAAGATCCATGATAAAGCCATCAAAAGCGGAACCGCAGGCGGAGGGTTAAAATCAAAGATTTTCCTTTGGGCATTGGAAGTAGGGCAAGATTACCGACGCCAGAAAGAAGCTGGAAAAAGTCCTGGTATAATATTGTCCGGAAAAAAAGCAATTGCGGAAAAACTGGTATTCAGCAAAATTAAAGAGAAAACCGGCGGAAGATTGAAGTTTATGATTTCCGGTGGAGCAGCATTACCGAAAAATGTAGGTGAATTCTTTGGCAATCTGGGCATCAAAATTCTGGAAGGCTTCGGGCTTACGGAAACATCGCCGGTAATGGCGGTTACGGAATACGACAGACAGGTATATGGTACGGTTGGACGGGTAATTCCAGGAATAGAAATCGGTATCCAGAACGTGGAAACCAAAGAAATGATCAGTATTCAGACACATGAATCTTTTAAGGAAGATTTTGAATGTGAAGAAGGGGAAATTATTGTCCGTGGACATTGTGTAATGCAGGGATATTTTAATAAACCGGCAGAAACAGCAGAAGCAATAGATAAACACGACTGGTTCCATACCGGAGATATTGGCCGCTTTTTCAAAGGAAACCTTCAGATTACGGATCGTTTAAAAAATATGATCGTGAATGCCTATGGAAAAAATGTTTACCCTACTCCCGTTGAAAACATTTACCTCAAAAGCCTTAAAATTGATCAGCTGTTTTTAATTGGCGACAAAAGAGAGTACCTGACTGCTTTTATTATCCCGAACAGAGAAAACATGCAGGAACAATTCAAACTTCCGGAATCTTTTTTCCAGCAGCCTGATCTGTTCATTGACGATAAAGAAATTGTAGACTGGATCGGACAGGACATTAAAAAGCTATCCAATGAGCTGGCGAAATTTGAACGCATCAAGAATTTCAAGATCAAAAGAAACCCTTTTAGCATTGAGGATGGTGAAATGACACCAACTATGAAAGCAAAAAGAAAGGTAATCGAGAAAAAGTATGCAGGATATATTGATGAAATGTATGCGGAATCTGTAGAAGCGGATTAA
- a CDS encoding GlmU family protein gives MIINLFDDNAWLSLRPLSFTRPVADLRVGILTIAQKWEKYLGAAAGFFTAPYLAAKYLAQSGATLAINGSICPDAGLLEAIDKLSEGEVLKQQDLVIAYRGIAGMQPDQALTLAPVIYDQELTRIYYPEDIFKNNDAELKKDFALLTKGRTSQLLSATNVLIGDQIFVEEGGGAECSTFNSLNGPIYIGKNSQVWEGTHIRGSFALCHDSQVKMGAKIYGQTTIGPFSRVGGEINNAVIWGYSSKGHEGYLGNSVLGQWCNIGADTNNSNLKNNYAEVKLWDYKTENFRKTGLQFCGLIMADHAKCGINTMFNTGTVAGVSANIFGSGFPRNFIPDFAWGGAHGFETYNLDKMFETTEKVFERRKTAFDEVEKNILKEVFEQTQIYRQSYNN, from the coding sequence ATGATAATCAATTTATTTGATGATAATGCCTGGCTATCCCTTCGCCCGTTATCTTTTACCAGACCGGTTGCCGATCTTCGTGTAGGAATTTTAACCATAGCTCAGAAATGGGAAAAATACCTGGGGGCTGCTGCCGGTTTTTTTACCGCTCCTTATCTTGCTGCTAAATATCTTGCCCAATCCGGGGCTACACTGGCTATTAACGGATCAATATGTCCGGATGCCGGATTACTGGAGGCGATCGACAAACTTTCTGAGGGAGAGGTTTTAAAACAGCAGGATCTGGTGATCGCCTATCGCGGAATAGCAGGTATGCAACCGGATCAGGCTTTAACTTTGGCCCCTGTAATTTATGATCAGGAACTGACCAGAATTTATTATCCTGAAGATATCTTTAAGAACAATGACGCGGAGCTTAAAAAAGATTTTGCCTTATTAACGAAAGGCAGGACTTCTCAGTTGCTGAGTGCGACCAATGTTTTGATCGGAGACCAGATTTTTGTCGAAGAAGGAGGCGGTGCCGAATGTTCGACATTCAACAGTCTGAACGGTCCTATATATATAGGTAAAAACAGTCAGGTTTGGGAAGGTACCCATATCCGTGGATCTTTTGCACTATGCCATGATTCACAGGTGAAAATGGGGGCTAAAATCTACGGACAGACTACAATCGGACCTTTTAGCAGGGTTGGTGGGGAGATCAATAATGCCGTCATCTGGGGTTATTCCTCTAAAGGCCATGAAGGTTACCTGGGCAATTCAGTGCTCGGACAATGGTGTAACATCGGCGCAGATACCAATAACTCTAACCTTAAAAACAACTATGCTGAAGTTAAACTCTGGGATTATAAAACGGAGAACTTCCGCAAAACAGGTTTGCAGTTTTGTGGCCTGATCATGGCTGACCATGCAAAATGCGGGATCAATACCATGTTTAATACCGGAACGGTGGCTGGAGTAAGTGCCAATATTTTTGGATCCGGCTTCCCGAGAAATTTCATCCCTGACTTTGCCTGGGGCGGTGCACATGGCTTTGAAACCTATAACCTGGATAAAATGTTCGAAACTACCGAGAAGGTTTTTGAACGTAGAAAAACTGCATTTGATGAGGTGGAAAAGAATATCTTAAAAGAAGTTTTTGAGCAGACTCAAATTTACAGACAATCCTATAATAATTAG